cttttataaaaaaaaacacggaaACTTTTTTTATCAATGTTTATTCCGAACTTTTTCTAGCTAGGCGTTTGCTAAAAAATAATACTGTTAGTGTTACAGCAGGAAATTCATACACGCCTGCCGATACGCAAACCGGACCGGTTATCTCTGTACCTGAACCAGACAAGATCATTAATGCGTACCGATTACCAAGCAACAACAACGAGATAACAAAAAAGAAGAGACTAACGAGTGGACAATTAGCTTCACTTGAACGGAGTTTTCAAGATGAGATCAAACTTGATTCAGCCAGGAAGCTAAAGCTGTCAAGAGAGCTTGGTTTGCAGCCACGTCAGATAGCGGTTTGGTTCCAGAACCGCCGTGCACGCTGGAAGGCAAAACAGCTCGAGCAGCTGTACGATTCGCTTAGGCAAGAGTACGACGTGGTCTCTAGAGAGAAGCAGATGCTACATGAGGAGGTCTGTGTACAATATTGCactcatttaaaattatagGGTCTAATTAAATACTATccgttatttttgttttatacttTAGTTCTTGATTCAATCAGAGAAACTCCCtccaaaaaaattgatttgtaaCGCAGGTGAAGAAGCTTAGAGCTATACTAAGAGACCATGGGCTAATCAAGAAGCAGATCTCCAATGTGACCAGTGGGGAAGACACGACTGAGATTCCATCTGTGGTGACCACCAAAGTGTACGGTACTGATCAATACAACAATCAGATGGTTGTCGCTTCCTCTTGCTGGCCGTCTTACCCGTGATAGCTGCTGCTGATCTTAGAGACAGAGAGCTTTAGACTAGTCATGGTACTTTCAAGTGGTGTTGCTAAGAGACAAGCTTTTGCTCATTGTACGATCTTAAAACATAAATGTAACGTTCTTGTGTCTCACGCTGATCAATATATTCATTCCATGGTATCTTTATTTGAAAGTTGCTTTTGCCTTTGTGTTTTCTCTTGCTTTGGCTGCATGCAACTTCTGGCTTCtttgcttcattttttttatatgcaagtGGAACCCTAATTTAAGCAAGAAACTTAAACCCATTGAGGAAAGCCCATGAGGAATCCATCCAGTTCTCATTGATTTACAGAAAAACTAGTGCTTTCTGGTTTTCGCCCATTTAAAGGTCAGTTTAGTTGAGCCCACGCCCAAACTTCATCTATATGTAATGTAAactctaaattaattaattaacagaATAAACACCAACATTCCACCTAATTATCTGATCAATAGTCACGGTTCTTCAATGAATCAACAAATTTTCATACTGATTCTT
The window above is part of the Brassica napus cultivar Da-Ae chromosome C3, Da-Ae, whole genome shotgun sequence genome. Proteins encoded here:
- the LOC111203954 gene encoding putative homeobox-leucine zipper protein ATHB-51, translated to MEWSTTNNLENMRVAFMPPTWPESSSFNSLHSFNYDPYAAGNSYTPADTQTGPVISVPEPDKIINAYRLPSNNNEITKKKRLTSGQLASLERSFQDEIKLDSARKLKLSRELGLQPRQIAVWFQNRRARWKAKQLEQLYDSLRQEYDVVSREKQMLHEEVKKLRAILRDHGLIKKQISNVTSGEDTTEIPSVVTTKVYGTDQYNNQMVVASSCWPSYP